TGCGGCGCAGCAGGACAAGCTCCATCACCACGCCCAGCACGCCGACCACGATCGCCGACAGGATGACGCCGAGGAAGAACAGGGCCGGCGACCGGTCGAACTCCAGAAGCCACGGTACGATCGTCACGGCCATGTAGGCGCCGAGCATGTAGAACGAGCCATGGGCGAAATTGACGATGCGGGTCACGCCGAAGACGATGGTCAGGCCGGACGCGATGACGAACAGCGCCGAGGCGCTGGCCAATCCCGATAGGGCCTGGATGACGAGGAAGGAGAGGTCCATCGGGGGCGACTCTCGGCGCAAGCGATCAGAGCAGGGTCACGGCGATGCCGCGATCCGGTGGGGATCTTCCGCCCGGGAGCAGGTCCCGGGCGTATCGTTTCGATCTGATTGGCCTCAGATCTTGCGCGCGGCGCGCACCTCGGCCTCGGGGATCATCACCTCGGCACCGTCCACGTAGCGGAAGTTCTTCATGGTCGGCAGCTTGCCCTGCAGGGTGGTCTCGCCGACCCAGGCGCCGAGCGTCGACTGCTGGTCGATCGCCCGCATGGTCACCGGTCCGCAGATGGTCTGCGTCGTCAGACCCTTGAAGGCCTCGATCATCGCAGCCGTTTCGGTCGACTTCGCCTTGTTGAACATGTCGCGGATCATGAACGGCACGACATAGCCGAGCACCGAACCAAGGCGCGGGCTGTCGTTGAACTTCGCCTTGTAGGCGGCGACGAAGGCCGGATGGCCATGGGTGGTGATCTGCTCCGGCGGATAGCCGGTAACGATCCAGCCGGCGGGGGTCTCGTCGCCGAGCGGCAAGAGATATTCCGGCTCGCCGGTGAGCAGGCTCACCACGGTGCGACGCTCGAACAGGCCGCGCGTGTTGCCCTCGCGCACGAAGGCGGTGAGGTCGGCGCCAAACAGCACGTTGAAGATGCCGTCAGGCCGGCTTTGGGCCAGAGCGCCGACGGTTGCGCCGGCATCGACGCGGCCAAGAGCCGGGAACTGCTCGGCCACCACTTCGAAGCCCGGAACCGCCTCGCCCATCAGGCGCTTGAAGGCCGCGACCGCCGACTGGCCATACTCGTAGTTCGGCGCGACCACGGCCCAGCGCTTCACGCCCTTGGCCTTGGCGGCATCGACCAGCATCTTGGTCTGCATGTAGGTGCCGGGGCGGACGCGGAACGTGTAGGGATTGCCGCTGCCCATGGTGAGCGCGTCGGTCAGCGGCTCGGTGGCGAGATAGAGCACCTTCTTCTGGTTGGCGAAGTCGGCCAGCGCCAGGCCGACATTCGACAGGAAGGCGCCGGCGATGAACGAGACGTTCTCGCGGGTCATCAGCTCTTCTGCGACCCGGACCGCGTCGCCCGGCGTCGAGCCGTCGTCGCGGAACACGATTTCCAGCGGCCGGCCGCCGAGGCCGACAAGGCCGCCGGCCTTGTTGATCTCTTCCACGGCAAGCTGCATGCCGTTGCGATAGGGCACGGCGAAGGCCGCCATGCGCGAATAGGAATTGAGTTCGCCCACTTTGACGGGCGCGCCCTGGGCGGCGCCGCTCTTCGACGTCAGCGCCACGCCGGTTGCGGCAAGGCCGCCGACGACGCTGCGGCGGGACAGGTTCAACTTGGTCATGGAGCAACCTCCTTCAGGACACGGGGGCGGAGAACCGCTGTTCAGCCTCTGGACGCCTCCCGTCGTTTCATCGCGGGAGATCATTCGTAAACGAACGATACCTTCTCTCTAGGCGCTGGCAAGAGGGAAAATTGGAATTTCTGCAAACTGCTTGGGCACTGCACAGACTGTCGAAAAATGCGGCAGAAAAGGCCTTCCGCAGCTCATTGGAGCAGCGCTCCGGCAGGTTTCAGCCCGCCGACCACGATGCCGTTCCAGTTCACCAGTGACGGTTCGGCCAGGGCCTTGAACGCGGCTGCCTCGCTCTCGCTCATCGGCACGAAACGCCGGATCAGCGACGCCATGATGACTTCGGCGGCCCGGCTCGCGCCGTCATTGCACTTGATCGCGACGCCGAGACCCTGGTCCGGGAAGGCCGCGCAGAACACGCCCTCGGCGCCGGTCTTGACGAAGACGCGCGGGCCGAACAGCTCCATCGCGCGGGTGCAGAACCGTCCGGTGCCGGCCACCATGAAGGGCTCTGCGGCGCACGCCGCGCGCAGCCTGGCCATCGCCTTGGCGCGCTCCGGCCCGACGCCATGGCCGGTGGCGAGCTTCGCGAAGCCGTGGGAGAGCCTGGACAGCGGAATAGCATAGGTCGGGATCGAGCAGCCATCCGTGCCGATGGCGGTCGCCGCATCGAGCTTGTGGCCGGTCACCTCGCCGACGGCTTCGGCGACGTACCGCTGCACCTTGTGGTCGATACCGACATAGCCCCTGGGGTCGATGTCGTTGGCGCAAGCCAAGCAGACGAAGCCCGCATGTTTGCCCGAGCAATTGTTGTGAAGCGCCGATGGTGCGCCGCCGGAGCGCGCAAGCTCCTGCGTTGCGGCAGCACCCGACGGCCAGTGCGCGCCGCATTCAAGCGTTGCGACATCACGCCCGGCTTTCGCCAGCATGCCGGCCGAGGTCGCGGCGTGGCGGGCCTCGCCCGAATGGGAGGAACAGGCGAGCGCCAGTTCGGCATTGCCGAAGGCGTAGCGATCGGCAGCCCCGCTTTCCACCAGCGGCAGGGCCTGCAGTGCCTTGATCGCCGAGCGGGGATAGACTGGCCGATCCTCGCCGATCGACCAGACCACCCGACCATCGCCGTCGGTCACGATCGCCGCGCCGCGATGGACGCTCTCGACAGCCGGGCCGCGGGTGACTTCGACAAGGATAGGATCGGACATGGCTCAATGCTCGGCAGGGCATGCGGGGAGCGCATTGTTAGCAGCCGCGTTGCGCTTGCCTAGGGGCAGCGGCGCGATGGCTGCTCCACAGGAGCGTCGTGCTCCGCCCGGCGGCCCAACCGTCATCCCCGGCGAGCCGTGCAACGGCGAGGGAAGGGGATCCAGGAGCCCCATGTCCTGACCAATGGCCCCTGGGCCCCCTTCCCTCGGCCTTTGGCCTCGCCGGGTGTGACGAACGGGAGCAGCCCCATCAGACGAGCTTTTGGGGAGGTGAGACGGCCCCTCGGCTTAGTGGACCGAGAATGGCTCCACATATGGCCCTTCGGGCGTCACCGTCACCCAATGGTTCGGCGGCACCGCGTTCCAGCGCCCGCCTTCGGTGTCGATCGGTTCCGACACCACCAGCCAGCCCTTGGCGGTGCGCCCGCAATAGAGCGTCGGCGGCCGGTCGTCGGAGGAGAACCGGCAGGCATAGATGGTCTGACCATCGGTGAAACAGGCGGTGAATTTCAGGGGCGCGTTGGCGCTGCCCGCCTTCATGGCGGCAAGCACGGTCGACAGCGTCGCGCGCGTGGCGCCAATGGGGTCGTCCTCAAGGCCGTTCGCCCGCATCATCAGGAAGATCAGCTCGGAATCGGTTGCGCCATGGCGCTCGGCATAGAGATGGTCGGGGATCGTCGCCTCAAGCGTCCGCCGCACCCGCGCGAAATCGCCGATCTGGCCATTGTGGACAAACAGCCAGCGGCCGCCGGAAAACGGATGGCAGTTGACCCGGCTCGTGGCGGAGCCGGTGGAGGCCCTGACATGGGCGAGGAACATCCGCGTCTTCACCTGATGGGCGAGCGCCCTGAGGTTCTCGTCCGACCAGGCCGGCATGATGTCGCGGAACACGCCGGGCACGTCGCGCTCGCCATACCAACCGACGCCGAACCCGTCGGCATTGACGCCGGTCTTGGCCTCATGGGCGTGCCGGCTCTGCTCGATCAGCGAGTGGCAGGGCTGGAACAGGAGCTCGTCGACAAAGGCGGGCTCGCCCGAATAGGCCATCCATCGGCACATGCCGGCTTTACTCGGCGGGCTGGATCGCAGCCTCGACCTTGCCCTGCGGCGCGTTCATCCGGGCGTTCATGTCGGCGACCATCTTCTTGACGATGGTGGAGGCCGTCTTCTCGAACAGGAAGGGCAGGAAGGCGTGGACGAAGGCGCAGAACGCGCAGAAGGCGAACGTGCCGGCATAGCCCATGGCCGCGCGGAAATGCTCGAAATAGCTCTCGTTGACGCTCTCGGGATGAGCCATGAAGGCTTTGCGCAGGCGCTCGAACATGAGGGGGGCTCCAGGCTGATGTGACGCTTTGGTAACGATAACTCGCCCTTTGCGGGATGATGTCCCAATCTGGAGTCGCGAGCGTTCTGCTGTGTGGACAAATTCACGCCGAATGATATTTTATTGGGATGTCCTCTCAAGCCTCACCGCTCGACAGCTACGATAAGTCCATCCTCCGGCTGATTCAGCAGGACTCCAGCCCGTCGATCGAGGAGCTGGCAGCCAAGGTCAACCTGTCGCGCAATGCGTGCTGGCGCCGGCTGAAGCGGCTGGAGGACGACGGCTTCATCAAGGCGCGCGTCGCGCTCGCCGATCCGGTCAAGCTGAACCTCGAACTGACCGTGTTCATCGCGGTGCGCACCAGTCGCCACGAAGCCGACTGGGCCGAGCGGTTTCATCGCACCGTGCAGGACATTCCGGAGATCATCGGCGCCTACCGTACGGCCGGCGAGATCGACTATGTGCTGCACGCCCGCGTGCCGAATGTCGCGGCCTATGACCGGCTCTACAAGAAGCTCACCGCCCGCATCGAGATGCAGGATGTGTCTGCGAGCTTCGTGATGGAGGAGATCAAGGAAGTGACGGCGCTGCCGCTGGATTTCGTCTGACGTCAGCCGGGGAGCGTCAGCACCAGTGCGCCCTGGCGGGTGGCAATGACCGTGTGCTCGTACTGGACGGTCAGCGCGCGGGGCTCGCTGTAGAGCGTCCAGGGGTCGTCGCCATCCTCGGCCAGTTCGGCGCCAAGCGACAGGAACGGCTCAACCGTGAAGACCAGGCCTTCGGTGATCATCCGCCGCTCGGACTTGTCCGGCCAGGTCGCGATTTCGGTCGGATATTCGTGCAGGGACTTGCCCACGCCATGGCTGGCGAGATTGCGCACCAGCGTATAGCGGTTCTTCCGTGCGAAGGCGCCGATGGCATTGCCGATCCCGGCGATTGGCCGCCCCGCAGCGACTTCGCCGATACCGGCCCACATGGCGCGGCGACCGTCGCGACAGAGTTTTTCGATGGCCCGCGTGACGGGCGGAACCGCAAAGGATGCACCGGTATCGGCGAACAATCCGGCCTTCTCGGCGGAGACGTCGATATTCACGAGATCGCCGGCCGCGATCACCCGGTCGCCGGGGATGCCGTGGGCGATCTCCTCGTTGACGCTGATGCAGGTGGCGCCGGGAAAGCCATAGGCGAGTTCGGGGGCGGAGCGGGCGCCGGCCAGATCAAGCTCCCTGCGCCCGATCGCATCGAGCTCAGCCGTGGTCATGCCCGGCTCGATCGCCTTGCCCATGGTCGCCAGCGTGTTCGCGACGATCCGGCCGATATCCTTGAGCTTCTGCAACTCGTCTTCGCTGGTGGCTGTCATGCGCGAGGCTTCTAATGCCAATTGGCCGGGGAGGCCAAGTGCGCGCGCAGATGCCTCACACCACCCTGAACGCACCCTTCAGCGCTGGTGCGCCATCGGTGGCCACCAGTCCGCGCTCCACCATATCCTCCAGATGGGCGAAGACGCTCAGGCCTGCCGCGCCCTTCAGCCGGGGATCGAGCCCCTCGTAGATCGCCGCCACAATATCCGGAATGAGGCTGTCTCCCGCCGTGATCCGCCGGATGATCGCCGCCTCACGCTGTAGCCGGTGATGGGCCAGCGCCCGCATGAAGCGCTGCGGATCCTTCACCGGCCCGCCATGGCCCGGCCAGAAGATCTGCTCGTCGCGGGCGCGCAGCTTGGCGAGCGAGGCCATGTAGTCGCCCATCGACCCGTCGGGTGGCGCGACAATCGACGTCGACCAGGCCATGACATGATCGCCCGACAGGAGCGTGTTCTCCTCGCGCAGCGAAAAGGCCATGTGGTTGGCGCAATGGCCGGGCGTGAACACGCCCTCCAGCGTCCAGCCGGGCCCGGAGACAACCTCGCCATCGGCCAGCGCCACATCGGGCCGGAACTCGCGGTCGCCAGAGGCATCCATCGTGTTGGCCTCGCCCTCGTGGAGCGCGCGCGACGCGCGATGCGGCCCCTCGGCATAGACCTTGGCGCCGGTCGCCGCCTTCAGCGCAGGCGTGCCCGGCGAATGGTCGCGATGGGTATGGGTGACGAGGATGGCCTCGACGGTCTCGCCCTTCACCGCCTCCAGGATGGCTGCGTGGTGAGCCGGATCGTCCGGGCCGGGATCGACGATCGCCACCCGGCCGGTCCCGATCACATAGGTGACCGTGCCCTTGAAGGTGAAGGGGCCCGGATTGCCGCAGAGCACCCGGCGGATCAGCGGCGAGAGCTGCTCGGGGCGGCCGGGCACGGCCTCGTCGGCGCGTTCGAAGGGAATGTCGTCGGCCATCGTGCCTCTGGGGGATGCCTTGTCCTGTTGCACCGACCCAACACGAGCACTCGGCCGGTGGCAAGCCGGTCGAACGGGGATCAGCCGATGATGAACCCGCCGTCGAAATAGCAGGCGATGCGGGCCAGGGCCGCTCGGGTCTCGTCCGCGACCGGATCGACGCCCGGCGGCAGAATGCCGGCAAGCTCGGCCGAGGTCATGGCGTTGAGGCGCGGGAACAGGGCGGGGTCCAGCATCTTCGCCAACTGATGGTCCGGATGGGTCGCGTCCTCATGGGCGGGGCCATACTCGCCGAGATGGCGCATGGCCTTCCAGTCGGGCAGGGCCTTCGGCAGCCGCTCGGCCAGCGCCAGACCCTCCTCGGGCATGTAGAAGCGGTTGAGATTGTCGAAATAGACGTCGCGATAGCCTGCGGCACTCAGGATCGGCAGGAAATCCGCCGAGACATCGGCCATCGACCAGGGGGCCACCGCCTCCAGCATGACGACGCGCGGGCGAAAGCGCTGCCAGTCATTGCCGGCCAGCACTTCGGCCTCGGCGCCCTCGACATCCACCTTGAGGAAATCGATCGACGCCGGCGCATGGGCCGCGAAGAGGTCCGCGAGCGTCAACACCGGCAGGCGGTGGGCAGTCGTGGCGATGCCGGCAGCACTCGCCGCGTCGGCGTGCTGGCTGACTGTCGTCGACAGGCCGTGGAACCGGTCGGCTTGGAAGAAGTCGCTCTCGCCGCTGGCGCGTCCGCAGAGTGCATTGACCAGCACATCGCGTGGGCGAACCGTCCGGTAGGCAGCGGCCAGCGGCGCCTGCGGCTCCACCACGATGCCGCGCCAGCCGCGCTCGTAGAACGAGAAACTGACATTGTCGGCCACCACATGGCCGCCGCCGACATCGCAGTAGAAGCCGTCCTGCTGGCCCGCGAACAAGAGCGACAGGTGGTAGTCCTCGAAATTCTGCGCGTAGGAGAGGAAGCCAGGGGCCGTCGGGTCGGACATGCGGGCGCTTTCGACGGTGGGAACGGGACGCGCGAGGGAAGCGCGTCAGCGGGCAGGATGCAAGCCGAAGGCAAGGCGCGCCTGATCGATATGGGCGAGCTTGGCGGTGAACAGGCTCCAGTCGTCCGCCTCCGCAATGGGCGCCCAGAGCTTTTCGACCTCGTCGATGGTCAGTGTCGCGGGAGCAGGCCCGCTGAAATAGACCTCGGCCTCGGGGGTGACGCCGATGGGCTCGTGAGCGGCGAGCGCTGCAAAGAACCGGTCGAACGCCTCGCCCTGGTAGTGCGCAGCCGAGGGCCCGGCGATCGCGAAATCCCGCCGACCGGCGCCACCATGCCAGTCGAAGATCGTGCGCTCGAACGGCGCTTTGGAGTGATGGAGAAACTGGAAGAAGGCGGCGAGCAGTTCCTCATCCGCCGCCTCGTCCTTCGCCATCACGCCGAGACGGCCGGTCGCCATGCGCCGCAGGCGCTCGTTGAAGGCCGGCCCATAGGTCTTCAGCGCGGTTTCGAGGTCAGCGACGGGCGCCACCAGCGTCAGGCATTCGGCGAAGCGCTCAAAGTTCCACGCGACAGCGCCGGGCTGGCGACCATAGGCATAGAGCCCGGTCTGGTCGAAATAGGCTGCGGTGAAGCCCGGCTCGTAATGCGGCAGGAAGCGCCAGGGCCCGTAGTCGAAGCTCTCGCCGGTCACCACCATATTGTCGGTGTTGAGCACTCCGTGGACGAAGCCCGCCAGCATCCATTCGGCCACCATGGCGCCGGCGGCCTTCGCCACGGCTTCCAGCAGGGCAGGGGCTTCCAGAGCAACATCGCCGCCGCGGGCGGCCTGCGGGTGATAATGCCGAACACAATGGCCGACCAGTTGCGCTATCCGCGCCTGATCGTTCTCGGCCAGCAGCCGCTGGAAGGTGCCGAAACGCACATGGCTGTGCGACAGCCGCACCAGCACGGAGGAGCGGGTCGGGGAGGGTTCGTCCTGCCGCTGCAGGGCCTCGCCCGTCTCGATCAGCGAGAAGCTCTTCGACGTGTAGACGCCGAAGGCTTCCAGCATGGCGGTCGCAAGCACCTCGCGCACGCCGCCCTTCAGGGTCAGGCGGCCATCGCCGAAGCGCGAATAGGGCGTCTGGCCTGAGCCCTTGGTGGCGAGGTCGAGCAGTCGACCCTCACCGTCACGCGCTTGAGCGAACAGGAAGCCGCGCCCGTCACCGATCTCCGGATTGTAGGAGCGGAACTGGTGACCGTGATAGCGCAGCGCCACCGGCTGCGGGATGTTCTCCGGCAGCGGCTGGAACCGACCGAAATGGGCGATCCACTGGTCATCGGTGAGCCCGCCGAGCCCGATCCTCTCGGCCCAGCGCTGGTTGCGATAGCGTAGTGTATGGGCGGGAAAGTGCGCGGCCTCGACCGGATCGAAGAATCCGTCGCCGAGGTCGAGATGGGCGGTCGAGGGGGAATAGGCGGGGGATGGGGAGGACATGGGTCTTCTATAGCCGCGCATTGGAATTTGTGCAGGCGTGATCCGGCTTGCGGCAGGTCAATATGTAAATGCGAATATACGCATATAAAAGGTTTGCCCTGCTTCCCCTGCCTTCCGGAGTTTCCGATGCGCCGCCTCATGATGGTGACAATCACTGCCTTGTCCATCTTTGCCGGGGAGGTGGCGGCCGGCCCGTTCCGCGAGGCCGAGCAACAGGTGCAGGCAGCCTATGGCGACTATCGCGCCGCGCTGTCCCGCACCAACCAGAACGACCGCACGGCCAGCTTGCAGGCGATCGACGGCTTCGCGGCCAAATGGGCCGCACTTGTGGCAGTGTGGCGGGCGTCCCCGCCCCCGCAATATGCCGACGATCCGGCGCTCGCCGAGACGCTCACCGAGATTGGCCGGATCAATGAAGAGGCGAAGGCGCTGGCCGAGGCGGGAAAACTCGCCGAGTCCCATGATGTGCTGGAGAAGATCCGTGCACGGCTCGCCGCTTTGCGGGCCCGCAATGGCGTGATCGTGTTCTCCGACCACATGAACGCCTATCACGAGCATATGGAAAAAATCGCAGCTGCACCCTATGACGGCTTCAGCCCGACTGGCCTTCTGGCCTTGCGCGAGGATGTGGCTGTCCTGGCCTACCTCGCGGATGAACTGCGCAAGAACCGCCCGGTGGCCCAGGCTGCTGCGCTCGACGAGGCAATGGCGCCGCTCTTCTCCTCGGTGACGAGCCTGCGCAGCGCGCTGGCGAGCAACGACATCGCTGCCATCAAGGCCGCCATCAAGGCACTCAAGCAGCCCTATGCGCGGATGTTCATGCGCTTCGGCTGAGCGGTCTCACGCCGCCTGTTCGGTGCGTCCCAGCGTCTTCGTCACCTCGTCCAGCAGCGCATACGAGCGCACCCGCGCGTCATGGTCGAAGATCGCGGAGGCCACCATCAGCTCGTCCGCGCCGGTCTGCTCAATGAAGCTTTCGAGCCCGGCCCTGACCGTCTCGCGCGATCCGACGAAGGAACAGGCGAGCATCCGGCCGACCTGCACGCGCTCGGAATGCGACCAGAACGTCTCGATATCGTCGATCGGCGGCGGCAGGTAGCCGCGCGCGCCACGGAAGATGCCGGTGGCGCGCTGCTGCGCCGACGTAAAGAGCCGCTCGGCTTCCGCATCCGTCTCAGCCAGGAACACGTTGCAGCCGACCATGGCGTGGGACCGCTGCAGCTGCTCGGACGGCTTGAACCGCTCGCGATAGACCTGAAGCGCCTGCATCAGGGCATCGGGGGCGAAATGCGAGGCGAAGGCGTAAGGGAGCCCCAGCATGGCGGCGAGCTGCGAGCCGAACAGGCTGGAGCCGAGGATCCACAAGGGCACATTTGTGCCGAAGCCGGGGACGGCACGCAGCGTCTGCTCCGGCGCTGGATCGGCCAGGAAGGCCTGCAGCTCCAGCACGTCATTGGGGAAATTGTCGGAATCCATCGGATCGACGCGCAGCGCGCGCAAGGTGCGCTGGTCGGTGCCGGGCGCCCGGCCGAGGCCGAGATCGATGCGGCCGGGGAACAGCTCCGCCAGCGTGCCGAACTGCTCGGCAATGATCATCGGCGCATGGTTCGGCAGCATGATGCCGCCGGCGCCGACGCGGATGCGTGATGTCGCCGCCGCCACCTGTCCGATGACGATCGACGTCGCGGCGCTCGCAATGCCCACCATATTGTGGTGCTCGGCGAGCCAATAGCGCGTGTAGCCGAGCTTGTCGGCGTGGCGGGCGAGATCGATCGTGTTGCGCAGCGCGTCGCCCGGGCGCTTGCCCTCGGGCACGGGGGCGAGATCGAGGATGGAAAAGGCGGTCATCGGGACACCCGGTCAGGTAACAGCTTCGGCATCAAGGTGGGGCGTCAGGGGCTCGCTGGCAATGCGGTGGGGTGTGCATGGCTGGCATGGCGGGTGGCAATGGCGATGCTGATGTCACCCCACCCCAACCCTCCCCTCGATGAGGGGAGGGGGCAGATTGCGCTGTCGGTTATGTTCCGCGGAGTTCAGGCTCGTCTTTGGGGCGCTTGGGGAAGGTCCGGGCGCGCCATTCTCCCTCCCCTCAACGAGGGGAGGGTTGGGGTGGGGTGATCGCCGCGATCTTGCCAATCCTACCGATCAAGCTGCCTGAGCGCCTCGTGCACCACATCCGCCTTGTGCCGGAGATGCTCGCGCATCAGTGACGACAGGCCCGCCCCGTCGCGCGCGCGCAGCGCCACCATCATCCGCTCATGGTCGTCGATGGCTTCGGCCCAGCGCTCCGGGCTCTTGCGGGCGACGAAGCGCACCGCATGGATCTTCACCATCAGGCTCTGATAGAGCCCCGCCAGCGTCTGGTTGCCGGCCAGCACGAAGATCTGCTCGTGGATTTCCCGGTTGAGCCTGGAATAGGGCACCCACTCGCCGGCCTTCCAGTGCGTGACCATCCGGCCATGCATGGCCTCGAGCTTCCTGAGATCCCGGTCGGTCAGGCGCGCGCAGGCGAGTTCACCGGCCAACGCCTCCAGCATGCCCATGATCGGGAACAGTTCCTCGATCGCGCCGGGCTCGATGCGGGCAACGGTCGCGCCGCGATTGGGGGTGAGCTGCACCAGCCCCTCGGCCGCCAGAACCTTCAGCGCCTCGCGCAGCGGCGTGCGCGACACGCCGAAGGTCTCGCAGAGATCCGGCTCGGAGATCTTCGAGCCGGCGGCCAGCGTCCCCTCGACAATCATGTCGCGCAGCCGCTCGGTCAGTTCCGTGGCGAGTGATCGACGGGCGATGAGGGGATGCTCGTTCATGGGGTGATCCCGCGCCTCACGCCGCCTTTTTCGCGCTCGCCGCCAGATAGTCCATCGCCGCCTGAACGCCGCCCTTGCTGTGCGGCACATTGGCGAGCCCAAGGCCCATCTCGACGCCCGCGAGTGCGCCGACCAGGGTGAGGTCGTTGATGTCGCCAAGATGGCCGATGCGGAAGATCTTCTTCGAGACCTTCGACAGGCCGGTGCCGAGCGACATGTCGAAGGCATCGAGGATAGTGGCGCGCACCGCGTCGGCATCCACGCCGTCGGGCATGACCACGCCGGTTAGCACCGAGGAATAATATTTCGGGTCCTTGCAGAGGATATCGAGACCCCAGGCGGTGACGGCCCGGCGGGTGGCTTCCGCCAGACGGTCGTGGCGGGCGAAGACGTTGTCCAGGCCTTCCTCGTGCAGCATCTTGATCGCCTCATCGAGGCCGTAGAGCAGGTTGGTCGCCGGCGTATAGGGGAAATAGCCGGACTTTCCGGCCGCGATCATCTCGTCCCAGACCCAGAAGCTGCGCGGCAGCTTGGCGGCCTTGGCGGCGGCCAGCGCCTTCTCGGAAATCGCGTTGAACGACAGGCCCGGCGGCAGCATCAGCCCCTTCTGCGAACCCGCCACCGTGACGTCGACGCCCCATTCGTCATGGCGGTAGTCGATGGAGGCGAGCGAGGAGATCGTGTCGACCATCAGGAGCGCCGGGTGCTTGGCGGCATCGATCGCCTTGCGCACTTCGTCGATGCGCGACGTACAACCGGTCGAGGTCTCGTTGTGGACGACGCAGACCGCCTTGAACGTGTGGCCGCTATCGGCGCGCAGAGCCTGCTCGATCTGGCCGGCATCGGCGCCGGTGCGCCAGTCCGAGCCGATGAAGGTCGTCTCGATGCCGAGCTTGCCGGCCATGGTCTTCCACAGCGTGGCGAAATGGCCGGTTTCCACCATCAGCACCTTGTCGCCGGGCGACAGCGTGTTGGCGAGGGCAGCCTCCCAGGCGCCGGTGCCCGACGCCGGATAGATCACCACGGCGCCCTTGGTCTTGAAGATCGAGCGCATGCCGTCGAGCACCGAGAGGCCGAGCTTGCCGAAATCCGGGCCGCGATGGTCGATGGTCTGGCGGGCGATCGCCGTCAGAACGCGCTCCGGCACGGGCGAGGGGCCGGGAATCTGCAGGAAGTGCCGGCCGGCCTTGCGGGGGGCGTTCTGGGCCATGGTTGTCTCCTCACGGACAAACGAGGCCATCGACGCCTCTTGCCAGAATGAATAATGAATGCAAAATTCAAGTCAAGCCGTTTGCGCTGATCGACCTTGGAAGATCGGGTCCACACGTCACCCCCGGCGAGACGCGCCAGCGTCGAGGGAAGGGGGTCCAGGAGCCGGGAGCACGATCCTCGTGGCCCCTGGATCCCCTTCCCCTCGCTGCGCTCGGCCGGGGATGACGTTTGTGCTCCATGGCCGACGCCGAGAAGACGACCGAATAGGAAGAGCGATGACCGAATCCAATCTCCAGTCCCGCCTCGCCGCCGAGGTGCGCGGCGATATCCTGTTCGATCGCTTCTCGCGCGGCCGCTATGCAACCGACGCCTCGATCTACCAGATCACCCCGATCGGCGCGGTTGTCCCCGACACGATGGACGACGCCATCCGCGCCATCGCCATTGCCCGCGAGGCCGGCGTAACAGTCCTGCCGCGCGGCGGCGGCACCTCGCAATGCGGCCAGACGGTCAATTCCTCCCTCGTGGTTGACTGCTCGAAGAAGCTGAATTCCATCCTGGCCCTCGATGTCGCGGGCAGGCATGCCCGCGTTGAGCCGGGCATCGTGCTGGATGACCTGAACCGCCAGTTGAAGAAGCACGGGCTCTGGTTCCCGGTCGACGTCTCCACCGCCTCGCGCGCCACGATCGGCGGTATGACCGCCAACAATTCCTGCGGCGGCCGCAGCCTGCGCTACGGCACGATGCGCAACAATGTCATCGCGGTGGAGGCGGCGCTCGCCGACGGCAACCGCCGCTGGTTTCGAGAGGTCTCCCGCGACGAGGCGCTGCGGAACGATGCCGACACGCTGACCCGCGATCTCCTGACGCTCGGCGCCCGCGAGGCCGACGAGGTCGAGGCGCGGTACCCGAAGGTCCAGCGCCGCGTCGGCGGCTACAATCTCGATG
This region of Phreatobacter aquaticus genomic DNA includes:
- a CDS encoding ABC transporter substrate-binding protein; translation: MTKLNLSRRSVVGGLAATGVALTSKSGAAQGAPVKVGELNSYSRMAAFAVPYRNGMQLAVEEINKAGGLVGLGGRPLEIVFRDDGSTPGDAVRVAEELMTRENVSFIAGAFLSNVGLALADFANQKKVLYLATEPLTDALTMGSGNPYTFRVRPGTYMQTKMLVDAAKAKGVKRWAVVAPNYEYGQSAVAAFKRLMGEAVPGFEVVAEQFPALGRVDAGATVGALAQSRPDGIFNVLFGADLTAFVREGNTRGLFERRTVVSLLTGEPEYLLPLGDETPAGWIVTGYPPEQITTHGHPAFVAAYKAKFNDSPRLGSVLGYVVPFMIRDMFNKAKSTETAAMIEAFKGLTTQTICGPVTMRAIDQQSTLGAWVGETTLQGKLPTMKNFRYVDGAEVMIPEAEVRAARKI
- a CDS encoding asparaginase, with the protein product MSDPILVEVTRGPAVESVHRGAAIVTDGDGRVVWSIGEDRPVYPRSAIKALQALPLVESGAADRYAFGNAELALACSSHSGEARHAATSAGMLAKAGRDVATLECGAHWPSGAAATQELARSGGAPSALHNNCSGKHAGFVCLACANDIDPRGYVGIDHKVQRYVAEAVGEVTGHKLDAATAIGTDGCSIPTYAIPLSRLSHGFAKLATGHGVGPERAKAMARLRAACAAEPFMVAGTGRFCTRAMELFGPRVFVKTGAEGVFCAAFPDQGLGVAIKCNDGASRAAEVIMASLIRRFVPMSESEAAAFKALAEPSLVNWNGIVVGGLKPAGALLQ
- a CDS encoding class II glutamine amidotransferase — its product is MCRWMAYSGEPAFVDELLFQPCHSLIEQSRHAHEAKTGVNADGFGVGWYGERDVPGVFRDIMPAWSDENLRALAHQVKTRMFLAHVRASTGSATSRVNCHPFSGGRWLFVHNGQIGDFARVRRTLEATIPDHLYAERHGATDSELIFLMMRANGLEDDPIGATRATLSTVLAAMKAGSANAPLKFTACFTDGQTIYACRFSSDDRPPTLYCGRTAKGWLVVSEPIDTEGGRWNAVPPNHWVTVTPEGPYVEPFSVH
- a CDS encoding DUF6356 family protein → MFERLRKAFMAHPESVNESYFEHFRAAMGYAGTFAFCAFCAFVHAFLPFLFEKTASTIVKKMVADMNARMNAPQGKVEAAIQPAE
- a CDS encoding Lrp/AsnC family transcriptional regulator, with the translated sequence MSSQASPLDSYDKSILRLIQQDSSPSIEELAAKVNLSRNACWRRLKRLEDDGFIKARVALADPVKLNLELTVFIAVRTSRHEADWAERFHRTVQDIPEIIGAYRTAGEIDYVLHARVPNVAAYDRLYKKLTARIEMQDVSASFVMEEIKEVTALPLDFV
- the map gene encoding type I methionyl aminopeptidase translates to MTATSEDELQKLKDIGRIVANTLATMGKAIEPGMTTAELDAIGRRELDLAGARSAPELAYGFPGATCISVNEEIAHGIPGDRVIAAGDLVNIDVSAEKAGLFADTGASFAVPPVTRAIEKLCRDGRRAMWAGIGEVAAGRPIAGIGNAIGAFARKNRYTLVRNLASHGVGKSLHEYPTEIATWPDKSERRMITEGLVFTVEPFLSLGAELAEDGDDPWTLYSEPRALTVQYEHTVIATRQGALVLTLPG
- a CDS encoding MBL fold metallo-hydrolase — its product is MADDIPFERADEAVPGRPEQLSPLIRRVLCGNPGPFTFKGTVTYVIGTGRVAIVDPGPDDPAHHAAILEAVKGETVEAILVTHTHRDHSPGTPALKAATGAKVYAEGPHRASRALHEGEANTMDASGDREFRPDVALADGEVVSGPGWTLEGVFTPGHCANHMAFSLREENTLLSGDHVMAWSTSIVAPPDGSMGDYMASLAKLRARDEQIFWPGHGGPVKDPQRFMRALAHHRLQREAAIIRRITAGDSLIPDIVAAIYEGLDPRLKGAAGLSVFAHLEDMVERGLVATDGAPALKGAFRVV